One genomic region from Bradyrhizobium icense encodes:
- the ccoO gene encoding cytochrome-c oxidase, cbb3-type subunit II, with translation MSFWSRHQIFEKNSIVLVAGILVVIAIGGLVEITPLFYLKSTIEKVDGVRPYTPLELAGRNVYVREGCYLCHSQMVRPLRDEIERYGHYSLAAESMYDHPFQWGSKRTGPDLARVGGKYSDEWHVTHLNNPRAIVPQSVMPGYAFLSRTEVDEASVAAHLRTNRAVGVPYSDDQVANAGADLKAQADPDNAGVDAFTKRYPKAVARNFDSKGGAPTEMDALVAYLQMLGTLVDFKLYNEKANLR, from the coding sequence ATGTCTTTCTGGTCACGGCATCAAATCTTCGAAAAGAACTCGATCGTCCTGGTCGCGGGAATCCTCGTCGTTATCGCGATCGGCGGCCTCGTCGAAATCACACCGCTGTTCTATCTCAAGAGCACGATCGAAAAGGTCGACGGCGTCAGGCCATACACACCGCTCGAGCTTGCCGGCCGCAACGTCTATGTTCGCGAGGGCTGCTATCTCTGCCACTCGCAGATGGTCAGGCCGCTTCGCGACGAAATCGAACGTTACGGTCACTATTCGCTCGCCGCCGAGAGTATGTACGACCACCCGTTCCAGTGGGGGTCCAAGCGTACCGGGCCCGATCTGGCGCGGGTCGGCGGCAAGTATTCGGACGAATGGCACGTCACGCATCTGAACAATCCGCGCGCGATCGTGCCGCAATCCGTGATGCCCGGTTACGCCTTCCTGTCGCGGACGGAGGTCGACGAGGCCAGCGTCGCGGCTCATCTTCGCACCAACCGCGCGGTCGGCGTGCCCTATTCCGACGACCAGGTCGCCAATGCCGGTGCCGACCTCAAGGCGCAGGCCGATCCCGATAATGCCGGCGTCGACGCGTTCACCAAGCGCTATCCGAAGGCGGTTGCCCGCAACTTCGACAGCAAGGGCGGCGCGCCGACCGAAATGGACGCGCTGGTCGCGTACCTGCAAATGCTCGGCACGCTGGTCGACTTCAAGCTCTACAACGAAAAAGCAAATCTTCGCTGA
- a CDS encoding cbb3-type cytochrome c oxidase subunit 3, with the protein MKAILTVHNIASDLVTTFWTPIFVGIFIAILTYALWPRNKAAFDEAAKMPLREE; encoded by the coding sequence ATGAAAGCAATTCTCACTGTCCACAACATTGCGTCGGACCTCGTCACGACGTTCTGGACGCCGATCTTCGTCGGAATCTTCATCGCCATTCTGACCTACGCCCTTTGGCCGCGCAACAAAGCTGCTTTCGACGAAGCGGCGAAAATGCCCTTGCGCGAGGAGTGA
- the ccoP gene encoding cytochrome-c oxidase, cbb3-type subunit III: protein MTEHSDIDHVSGTSTTGHEWDGIRELNTPLPRWWVITFYLTIVWAIGYWIVYPAWPLLWSHTTGIWNYSTRAEVATELANLEKIRGDKMVALGAAPLEEIEKNPALLALARARGKTVFGDNCAPCHGSGGAGAKGYPNLNDDEWLWGGSLDQIMQTIQFGARSGHQKAHEGAMLAFGKEGVLKKDEIVTVANYVRSLSGLSTAGGYNAAAGAKIFADNCASCHGDNGKGNQELGAPNLTDKIWLYGSDEATLVETISNGRAGVMPAWVGRLDPSTIKALTVYVHSLGGGQ from the coding sequence ATGACCGAACACAGCGACATCGATCACGTTTCCGGAACGTCTACCACCGGCCACGAGTGGGACGGCATCAGGGAACTCAACACTCCGCTGCCGCGATGGTGGGTGATCACCTTCTATCTGACCATTGTCTGGGCGATCGGCTACTGGATCGTCTATCCCGCGTGGCCGCTGCTCTGGAGCCACACGACCGGCATCTGGAACTACTCCACCCGTGCCGAGGTCGCCACCGAGCTTGCCAATCTGGAAAAGATCCGGGGCGACAAGATGGTGGCACTTGGTGCCGCCCCGCTCGAGGAGATCGAGAAGAATCCCGCCTTGCTGGCACTCGCGCGCGCGCGCGGCAAGACGGTATTCGGCGACAATTGCGCGCCTTGCCACGGCAGCGGCGGGGCAGGCGCGAAGGGGTATCCCAATCTGAACGACGACGAATGGCTTTGGGGCGGGAGCCTCGACCAGATCATGCAGACGATCCAGTTCGGCGCCCGCTCCGGTCATCAGAAGGCACATGAGGGTGCCATGCTGGCGTTCGGCAAGGAGGGGGTCCTCAAGAAAGACGAAATCGTCACCGTCGCCAATTACGTCAGGTCGCTGTCAGGATTGTCGACGGCTGGGGGTTACAACGCTGCCGCCGGCGCGAAGATCTTCGCCGACAACTGCGCCTCGTGCCATGGCGACAACGGCAAGGGGAACCAGGAGCTCGGCGCGCCCAATCTGACCGACAAGATTTGGCTCTATGGGTCGGACGAGGCGACGCTGGTCGAAACCATCAGCAACGGCCGCGCCGGCGTCATGCCTGCCTGGGTCGGTCGTCTCGATCCTTCCACGATCAAGGCGCTGACGGTCTACGTCCACTCGCTCGGCGGAGGCCAATAG
- the ccoG gene encoding cytochrome c oxidase accessory protein CcoG — protein MNKTVNPTDLQLDDDGPLYAARKKVYPQSVSGTFRRTKWGLMAFCLGVYYLLPFVRWNRGLGAPDQAVLVDLPNSRFYFFFIELWPQEVYYFTGLLIVAALTLFLMNAVGGRIWCGYLCPQTVWTDLFYAVERWVEGDRRERMRKDAAKGTITLRRAGEIALKHSIWLMIAWWTGGAWVLYFTDAPTLVWQLLTFQAPMIAYIWIGILTATTYVFAGWMREQVCVYMCPWPRIQAALTDEWALNVTYKYDRGEARTSLKKASELRALGQPVGDCIDCYQCVAVCPTGIDIRNGPQLDCIQCGLCIDACDTVMTKIGRETRLIGYDNDINIHRRQEGKPPIYRIVRPRTITYAAMIVAVGAIMLYALLTRSLLDVNVLHDRNPVAVKLSDGSIRNAYTVRLLNKRGFDRVIAIDVDGPINATLHVVGADSVTQDRPMIILARDTTTELRLLVTAPAENNPEKSVPVNFRVTDIGLGEVASATDHFVSP, from the coding sequence ATGAATAAGACCGTGAACCCGACCGACTTGCAGCTTGACGACGACGGGCCGCTTTATGCGGCCCGCAAGAAAGTCTATCCGCAGAGCGTCTCCGGAACCTTCCGCCGGACCAAATGGGGGCTGATGGCGTTCTGCCTCGGCGTCTATTACCTGTTGCCGTTCGTGCGCTGGAATCGCGGCTTGGGCGCGCCGGACCAGGCGGTGCTGGTCGATCTGCCGAACAGCCGATTCTATTTCTTCTTCATCGAGCTTTGGCCGCAGGAAGTCTATTACTTCACCGGCCTGTTGATCGTTGCGGCACTGACGCTGTTCCTGATGAACGCGGTCGGCGGCCGAATCTGGTGCGGCTATCTCTGCCCTCAGACGGTCTGGACCGATCTGTTCTATGCCGTCGAGCGGTGGGTCGAAGGCGACCGGCGCGAGCGCATGCGCAAGGACGCGGCCAAGGGCACCATCACGCTCCGGCGTGCCGGCGAAATCGCACTGAAGCATTCGATCTGGCTGATGATCGCCTGGTGGACCGGCGGCGCCTGGGTGCTCTATTTCACCGACGCCCCGACGCTGGTGTGGCAGCTCCTCACGTTCCAGGCGCCGATGATCGCCTATATCTGGATCGGCATCCTTACGGCCACCACCTACGTCTTCGCCGGTTGGATGCGCGAACAAGTCTGCGTCTACATGTGCCCGTGGCCGCGCATTCAGGCTGCATTGACCGACGAATGGGCGCTCAACGTCACCTACAAATACGATCGGGGCGAAGCGCGCACGTCTCTGAAGAAGGCGAGCGAGTTGCGCGCGCTCGGCCAGCCCGTCGGCGATTGCATCGATTGCTATCAATGCGTCGCCGTCTGCCCAACCGGAATCGATATCCGCAACGGACCGCAGCTCGACTGCATCCAGTGCGGCCTCTGCATCGATGCCTGCGACACGGTGATGACCAAGATCGGTCGGGAAACCCGCCTGATCGGCTACGACAACGATATCAACATCCACAGGCGGCAGGAAGGTAAGCCGCCGATCTATCGGATCGTTCGGCCGCGCACGATCACCTATGCCGCCATGATTGTCGCCGTCGGCGCCATCATGCTCTATGCGCTGCTGACGCGTTCGCTGCTCGACGTCAACGTGCTGCATGACCGCAATCCGGTTGCGGTAAAACTCTCCGACGGGTCAATCCGTAATGCCTACACCGTGCGCCTCCTGAACAAGCGCGGATTCGACCGCGTCATCGCGATCGATGTGGATGGTCCTATCAACGCCACGCTCCACGTCGTCGGCGCCGATTCCGTAACGCAGGACCGGCCCATGATCATCCTGGCACGCGATACGACCACGGAACTGCGGCTCCTGGTAACGGCGCCTGCGGAGAACAATCCCGAAAAATCCGTTCCGGTTAACTTCCGCGTCACCGACATCGGGCTCGGCGAGGTCGCCTCCGCCACCGATCATTTCGTGTCGCCATGA
- a CDS encoding FixH family protein — protein sequence MSRAQQPRPITGRMVLLLMVAFFGVVIGVNLVMMRLAIQTLPGTEVDSAYSASLAYQKEIATAHAQSARNWKVDAHVERSGQGGATLRVEARDNFGRPMSGMKFQGRFERPTDRRADLPVDLAEVGVGIYRGSAETIAPGQWDLVLEGVASGQRLFLSRNRVLLN from the coding sequence ATGAGCCGTGCGCAACAACCAAGGCCTATCACCGGGCGCATGGTGCTCTTATTGATGGTGGCGTTCTTCGGCGTCGTGATCGGGGTCAACCTCGTCATGATGCGGCTTGCCATCCAGACCTTGCCCGGCACCGAGGTCGACAGCGCCTACAGCGCCAGCCTCGCCTACCAAAAGGAGATCGCCACCGCGCACGCCCAGAGCGCGCGCAACTGGAAGGTCGATGCCCATGTCGAGCGCAGCGGGCAGGGCGGCGCGACGCTGCGGGTCGAGGCACGCGACAATTTCGGCCGGCCTATGTCCGGAATGAAATTCCAGGGCCGGTTCGAGCGGCCGACCGACCGGCGAGCCGACCTGCCGGTAGATCTCGCCGAAGTGGGGGTTGGCATCTATCGCGGAAGCGCGGAGACAATCGCGCCGGGCCAATGGGATCTGGTGCTCGAAGGCGTCGCATCGGGGCAGCGGCTGTTTTTGTCCAGGAACCGCGTGTTGTTGAACTAG